The following proteins are encoded in a genomic region of Takifugu rubripes unplaced genomic scaffold, fTakRub1.2, whole genome shotgun sequence:
- the LOC101074994 gene encoding LOW QUALITY PROTEIN: xin actin-binding repeat-containing protein 2 (The sequence of the model RefSeq protein was modified relative to this genomic sequence to represent the inferred CDS: inserted 4 bases in 3 codons; deleted 2 bases in 1 codon): protein MSDSEVIVSTRQVLPGSESLDCNQQTTVSYCSNNLESSSDNRQNEADEEFPRYTTKELRAHFERTIEEAAPQKPIKIDRDINRSKWSSNVKQSQTVTNEVCQTTTIESTKATEVEVTDNEDFPPPPPAEDADYLPPPPPDLLQMPESEDVPACQDFPEPPEPLNPFKDPFNREAFCKQRRMNELKRLYKHIQPDISNIEECHTDYDETDSNKLHSCEYIYEDDVVHDDINYDQCEEWEEILPGDVQSMRWIFENKPLDTIRDESRSEEDDEGKITQQEIILGKDVKRTAWMFETKPMDELSTRNISMTEYKNKFNKIDKGDVRAAAWLFETHRMDALNKMHKEEDLTKEILFTENDENSTIYMIDNKCMENLGHTETIDESHLLTLRSVLEEIKGEVKTVTTTFDTQFKCVIMGQSSQLLEIKSVRKTETELENSIASRWLFDTQPLTVTDIGPTPLSLLCSLSMEDKAKGDVRHQKWRFESQPLEHIGEQKKEVIRTVNVEEDLTQEDGTSCRADVRKNCWVFETQPMDTLKDDSNTRPVTKEEIVAGNVSSARHYFETTPAEEIKELVEVGKLKKTVALVEERGDVRHQKWRFESQPLEEIREEKKDIIRTIDLEEIDKVDIQNFKHIFESAESSRGDEPQKIQIEGVTSGSVKSNKNLFESTTLYAMQDHTGHFHEVKTVRREEVVKGDVTTCKWMFETRPIDQFHECIDKYQVIKGISKHQIESGDVKTAKWLFETQPLDSIKYFSNIEDDEAVGTSNNIDIVKGDVKTCKWLFETKPMDILYEKVKLEDEGSEEIQKGDVKTCTWLFETQALDTLHDETETVLKTCTVNQEDIRGKDVKTACFLFETENVSQEETGSFKRVTEIDIASGDVSRMKYIFENQTGDIMTSTSEEVLQKLKNVWTEDAHKGDVVNCKWLFENRHVDGPEESTCNRTVNDVQGGDVDKGRFIFETYSLDEIKSSSETDEELIKMQKIICEEEEKGDVRNYTMMFENQPLYAIQDKAGLYHEVTTVTSEEVIRGDVVGTRWLFETKPLDTIKDTDEVHIIKSVTQEDLQKGDVTSAKWKFETHPLGRIAEEKKILIRTVDDIQGGNVRKNKDHFESDALSQGSVRTVNVSEIQKGDVRTAKWRFETQSIDKIRSMSSENLIETVKTEEVAKGDVKHSVWLFEKNPLDHIKEVDEDEDHRTLTQEEISKADVKTTMWLFETTPFDSFNESKIERTEILGKSVKGTLEELYSQKMVRSKGILIEADEIGDVRMAKYQLMNKQAPEIQREEVIKCDIQTVMMNLLNTQVKQKQHISIDTEEKGNISSTVKQLFNQERCTSIEKEEIIRGDIQEAVKNLFNENDSGKHGILIQEDEMGDVQMTIYSLLNKEENVNVEKQDIVRGDIKSALQKLSGSDKSDQAGEXITVDASERGNVNFYSTCIESGSLDYLRQLNLGSEESLQCTAEKEKIIGGDIKXTKLLLGCNRTPIERTVEDVIPGDVHNTVKVFMSEPTLERPHKEEIIKGDLRAALTSLSESANQNVVXREEEVVKGDIPKALRCLERAHKQYKEVEKPEIVPGNIKGTMRSLEKSSTSKAETVVEDLVQGDVKGMLKSLELAKQGIRDVEREEIIKGDIRIAMQSLQDASSERKSCQQTADIQGDVRGTIQLLMEPPSSPKLQRSSSLEDDVKGDVKMSIRSLYEGQEHTQLEKEESEKVTSKGQLNPYWKPHNVKHLNSEHTEEFA, encoded by the exons ATGTCTGACTCAGAGGTGATCGTATCGACCAGACAGGTGCTCCCTGGCAGCGAGTCGCTAGATTGCAACCAACAAACAACG GTGTCATACTGCAGCAATAACCTGGAATCTAGTTCTGACAACCGTCAAAATGAAGCAG ATGAAGAATTTCCCAGGTACACTACAAAAGAACTGAGGGCTCACTTTGAAAGGACAATAGAGGAGGCGGCTCCACAAAAACCAATTAAG ATTGACCGTGACATCAACCGATCAAAGTGGTCCTCAAATGTGAAACAGAGCCAAACCGTGACAAATGAAGTTTGCCAAACAACCACAATCGAGTCCACAAAGGCCACAGAGGTTGAAGTGACTGATAATGAGGATTtcccaccgccaccaccagctGAAGATGCAGACTatctcccacccccacctccagaCTTACTTCAAATGCCAGAAAGTGAAGATGTTCCAGCATGTCAGGATTTCCCAGAACCTCCTGAACCATTAAACCCATTCAAAGATCCATTCAACAGAGAGGCTTTCTGCAAGCAGAGGAGAATGAATGAACTTAAACGCCTCTACAAGCATATTCAACCGGACATTTCTAATATTGAGGAGTGCCACACTGATTATGATGAAACAGACAGCAATAAATTACACAGCTGCGAGTACATCTATGAAGATGATGTAGTCCACGATGATATCAATTATGATCAATGCGAGGAATGGGAAGAGATTCTCCCTGGGGATGTGCAGTCCATGCGTTGGATTTTTGAAAATAAGCCCTTGGACACAATTAGGGATGAAAGTCGcagtgaggaagatgatgagggtAAGATAACTCAGCAGGAAATCATTCTTGGAAAAGATGTGAAGCGTACAGCTTGGATGTTTGAGACCAAGCCAATGGATGAGCTGAGTACACGCAATATCAGCATGACGGAGTATAAAAACAAGTTTAACAAAATAGATAAAGGAGACGTCCGCGCGGCAGCGTGGTTGTTTGAAACCCACAGGATGGACGCTCTGAATAAGATGCATAAGGAGGAGGACTTGACCAAAGAGATTCTGTTCACAGAGAATGATGAGAATTCTACCATCTACATGATCGACAACAAGTGCATGGAAAATCTTGGGCACACCGAGACCATCGACGAGAGCCACCTGCTGACTTTAAGATCGGTACTGGAGGAAATTAAGGGAGAGGTTAAAACGGTCACAACCACTTTTGACACCCAGTTCAAATGCGTGATTATGGGACAGTCGAGCCAACTGCTAGAGATTAAATCTGTGCGCAAAACTGAAACTGAATTAGAGAACTCCATTGCCTCTCGCTGGCTTTTTGACACCCAACCTCTCACTGTGACGGACATAGGACCTACACCCTTGAGCCTCCTGTGTAGTCTTTCCATGGAGGACA AAGCCAAAGGCGACGTGAGACACCAAAAGTGGCGCTTCGAGAGTCAACCTCTAGAACACATCGGAGAGCAGAAGAAAGAAGTCATTCGCACAGTAAACGTTGAGGAAGACCTGACGCAGGAGGATGGCACAAGCTGCAGGGCAGATGTGCGTAAGAACTGCTGGGTGTTTGAGACACAGCCGATGGATACGTTAAAGGATGACTCAAATACTCGACCAGTGACCAAAGAGGAGATTGTTGCAGGCAATGTGAGTTCTGCAAGGCATTATTTTGAGACTACTCCAGCTGAGGAGATAAAAGAGCTGGTAGAGGTGGGAAAACTCAAAAAAACAGTAGCTCttgtggaggagaggggagatgtCAGACATCAGAAATGGCGATTTGAAAGCCAGCCTCTTGAGGAAAttagagaagaaaagaaggacatCATCAGAACAATTGACCTGGAAGAAATCGATAAAGTGGACATCCAAAACTTCAAGCACATCTTTGAGAGTGCAGAGTCAAGCAGGGGGGATGAGCCTCAAAAGATTCAAATAGAGGGTGTCACGTCAGGCTCAGTGAAGTCTAATAAAAACCTGTTTGAGTCGACTACTCTCTACGCCATGCAGGACCACACAGGTCACTTTCATGAGGTGAAAACAGTTCGCCGTGAAGAG GTGGTGAAAGGAGATGTAACAACGTGTAAATGGATGTTTGAAACACGACCAATTGACCAGTTTCATGAATGTATTGATAAATATCAAGTTATCAAGGGCATATCCAAGCATCAAATCGAGTCTGGGGAcgttaaaacagcaaagtggtTGTTTGAAACACAGCCGCTGGATTCTATTAAGTATTTCAGCAATATAGAAGATGATGAAGCTGTGGGCACAAGCAACAATATAGACATCGTGAAGGGAGATGTAAAAACCTGCAAATGGCTCTTTGAGACTAAACCGATGGACATCTTGTATGAAAAAGTCAAGTTAGAGGATGAAGGATCAGAAGAAATACAGAAAGGAGACGTCAAAACCTGCACGTGGCTGTTTGAGACACAAGCACTTGATACTCTTCACGATGAGACAGAGACTGTGCTGAAAACATGCACCGTCAATCAAGAGGACATAAGAGGAAAAGACGTAAAAACGGCCTGTTTTCTCTTTGAGACAGAGAATGTTAGCCAAGAGGAGACCGGCTCTTTCAAACGTGTCACCGAAATAGACATTGCATCTGGAGATGTGTCAAGGatgaaatacatttttgaaAACCAAACAGGTGATATCATGACTTCAACATCTGAAGAAGTGTTGCAGAAGCTGAAGAATGTATGGACAGAGGATGCACACAAAGGAGACGTGGTGAATTGCAAATGGCTGTTTGAAAACCGGCACGTCGATGGCCCCGAGGAATCAACATGCAATCGCACAGTGAATGATGTTCAAGGAGGAGATGTAGATAAGGGGCGTTTTATTTTTGAGACCTACTCCTTAGATGAAATTAAGTCGTCCTCAGAGACAGACGAAGAGCTGATTAAAATGCAGAAGATTatctgtgaggaagaggagaaaggcgATGTGAGAAATTACACCATGATGTTTGAAAACCAGCCCCTTTATGCCATTCAAGACAAAGCAGGTCTTTACCATGAAGTCACCACCGTCACAAGTGAAGAAGTGATACGAGGAGATGTGGTGGGAACGCGTTGGTTATTTGAAACCAAGCCCCTTGACACTATCAAGGACACAGATGAAGTTCATATAATTAAGTCTGTCACACAGGAGGATTTACAAAAAGGAGATGTCACCTCTGCCAAGTGGAAATTTGAGACACATCCACTTGGCAGGATCGCCGAAGAAAAGAAGATTTTAATAAGAACTGTAGATGACATCCAAGGAGGAAAtgtcaggaaaaacaaagatcaTTTCGAGTCTGATGCCCTGTCACAGGGGTCTGTTAGAACAGTAAATGTAAGTGAAATACAAAAAGGCGATGTGAGGACTGCAAAATGGAGATTTGAAACACAGTCAATTGATAAGATTAGAAGCATGAGCTCCGAAAACCTGATCGAAACTGTTAAAACAGAAGAGGTCGCGAAGGGTGACGTCAAGCATTCAGTCTGGCTTTTTGAGAAGAATCCTCTTGACCACATTAAAGAGGTCGATGAGGATGAAGACCATCGGACTCTCACTCAAGAGGAAATCTCCAAAGCAGATGTGAAGACGACAATGTGGCTCTTTGAGACGACACCATTTGACAGCTTTAATGAGTCCAAAATTGAGAGGACTGAAATCTTGGGGAAAAGTGTTAAGGGAACTCTTGAGGAACTTTACAGTCAAAAAATGGTGAGGTCGAAGGGAATACTCATTGAAGCTGATGAAATAGGTGATGTTAGGATGGCAAAATACCAGCTAATGAATAAGCAGGCTCCAGAGATTCAGAGAGAAGAAGTTATTAAATGTGATATACAGACTGTTATGATGAACCTGCTGAACACACAggtaaaacaaaagcagcatatAAGCATAGATACAGAAGAAAAAGGGAACATTAGTTCCACAGTAAAACAGCTATTTAACCAAGAGAGATGCACAAGCATTGAAAAGGAAGAAATAATACGCGGTGACATTCAGGAAGCTGTAAAGAATCTCTTCAATGAAAATGATTCAGGAAAACATGGAATCCTTATTCAGGAGGATGAAATGGGAGATGTACAGATGACAATTTATTCCCTTctgaacaaagaggagaatGTTAATGTTGAGAAACAGGACATTGTAAGAGGAGATATAAAGAGTGCTCTTCAGAAACTCTCTGGCTCAGATAAGTCAGATCAAGCGGGTGA GATAACTGTGGATGCATCAGAAAGGGGAAATGTCAACTTTTATTCCACATGTATTGAATCTGGCTCTCTTGACTATCTCAGACAGCTTAATTTGGGATCTGAGGAGTCTCTCCAATGCacagcagaaaaagagaaaattatcGGAGGTGACATCA ACACAAAACTCCTCCTTGGATGTAATCGAACACCGATTGAGCGAACCGTGGAAGATGTTATACCTGGCGATGTTCATAACACGGTGAAAGTTTTCATGTCGGAACCAACTCTAGAAAGACCTCACAAGGAAGAAATAATCAAAGGAGATTTAAGAGCTGCTTTGACGTCCTTGTCTGAATCAGCAAATCAGAATGTTG GTagagaagaggaggtggtgaaggGTGATATACCAAAAGCCCTGCGGTGCCTGGAGAGGGCTCATAAACAGTACAAAGAGGTTGAAAAGCCAGAAATTGTCCCAGGAAATATAAAAGGAACCATGAGATCACTGGAAAAGTCATCAACCTCCAAAGCTGAAACTGTTGTCGAAGATTTAGTCCAAGGAGATGTGAAAGGCATGTTAAAATCTCTGGAACTGGCAAAACAAGGGATCAGAGATGttgaaagagaagaaatcaTTAAGGGCGACATTCGCATTGCAATGCAGAGTCTACAGGATGCCTCTAGTGAGAGGAAATCATGTCAGCAGACAGCAGATATTCAGGGAGATGTGAGAGGAACTATTCAGCTCTTAATGGAGCCTCCATCCTCACCCAAATTACAAAGGAGCTCCAGCCTGGAAGATGACGTGAAGGGTGATGTCAAGATGTCAATTAGGTCACTGTATGAGGGGCAAGAGCACACACAGCTTGAGAAAGAAGAAAGTGAAAAGGTGACGTCAAAGGGACAATTAAATCCTTATTGGAAACCGCACAACGTGAAACACCTAAACTCAGAGCATACAGAAGAGTTCGCGTGA
- the LOC115248240 gene encoding xin actin-binding repeat-containing protein 2-like → MGSNCEVENSQKHSELLPPEPKLMQLDSNDATEKHEWEKSVSGSPTPRISKISIGSSKIETQTKKIFHDRNREEASRCRSVDLRAPSPSLRMRSPSPTFITIESRRTDSSQRVTPSPTLLHRPSTPPTPPPRRCDTPTTRLTRITPSPTFDRAENLPRLKDATAKLSRGVTPPPPLMPQQISEKKSGIVELPATFHRQIRLDSHLLDAAVTSAENREGQKSFPGMAQADVNSQNMEKDQADTSEVVIAN, encoded by the coding sequence ATGGGGAGCAACTGTGAAGTGGAGAATTCTCAGAAGCATTCTGAACTCCTTCCTCCAGAACCCAAATTGATGCAATTGGACAGTAATGATGCAACAGAAAAGCACGAATGGGAGAAATCTGTTTCTGGCAGCCCAACACCGAGAATATCAAAGATCAGCATTGGTTCTTCCAAGATTGAAACGCAAACAAAGAAAATCTTCCACGACAGAAATAGAGAAGAAGCGAGTCGGTGCAGGTCTGTTGACCTTCGGGCTCCATCACCTTCCCTACGGATGCGTTCCCCTTCACCAACCTTTATTACCATCGAATCGCGACGAACGGACTCGTCCCAGAGAGTGACCCCCTCGCCCACCTTACTGCACAGGCCATCCACACCACCCACTCCGCCGCCACGTCGGTGCGACACCCCGACGACTCGCCTCACCAGAATCACGCCCTCGCCAACATTTGACAGAGCGGAAAATCTTCCACGACTCAAAGACGCGACGGCCAAACTCTCGCGTGGCGTCACCCCGCCACCACCGCTCATGCCCCAGCAGATCTCAGAGAAAAAATCAGGGATTGTGGAATTGCCCGCCACATTCCATCGGCAAATCAGACTCGATTCCCATCTCTTGGATGCTGCAGTGACATCCGCTGAAAACAGAGAAGGCCAAAAGAGTTTTCCTGGGATGGCTCAGGCCGATGTAAATTCTCAGAATATGGAAAAAGATCAAGCTGACACTTCAGAGGTTGTGATTGCCAACTAA